The Microtus ochrogaster isolate Prairie Vole_2 linkage group LG3, MicOch1.0, whole genome shotgun sequence genomic sequence tttttcaagaatctttatttagaattttaaaaagttattttgatcAGACATGGTGACACaatcctttaatctcagcactcaagaggcagaggcatctctgtaagtttgaagttAGCTTGGTTTTCATAGAGAGTTCTAGGgtagccaggactatgtagagagaacctgttttaaaaaaaattgttttatgtacatgggtgttttgcctgcaagtgtacatacatgtatgcctgtgcatcttgtgtatgcctggtgcccacatggGCCAGTAGAGGACtttagattccctggagttggagttacaaatagttatgagctgccatctgagtgttgggaatcaaacttgagtcctctggaagagtagctagtgcttttaatcactgatcctcctccccagccccttaTGTAAAATTTTGTACTCTAAAATAGTGTTTGGTAGAAGTATGCTAATTATATCTAGAAGCTGTTAAAGCGTTCAGACATCCCTCTATTCTTGTTAAGAGTCATTGTTTCAGTTGTCACCAATGAGAGAGTGTGTTCTGGTAGAAAAAAGATTAAGAATCATTATTctgattttttgctttgttttctctttttcttaatgtAATTGAAATAATGTCTATAGATGTATTTGTATTCTGCAATTTGGCAAGTTCTGTAATATGTATATGCCTGTGACACTATCATCATAATCAAAACAAGCATACTCATCAATGCCCAGCCTCCTGGATATCCTCATTCTTGTGTGTATTCTGCTCTCAGTCATTTGTGTCTTCCTTGTATTACTCTTTGAGTACTTACTAGTCTGTTTTCTGCCATCTTAATTCAACTTtatatgtttttgattttatataaatgaaaatttaagtttgtttattttcattttatttttttgaaatagtcTTGTTCTCGTCCTAGGTTTgtctggaatttgctgtgtagcctagggtgACCTCAGACTTGTAGTGATcatccttcctcagtttcccaagtggaAGAATTATAGATAcaagccaccatacccagctttgaaatactaaaatactacatttttacctttatttcacTCAGCGTAATTATTGTAATACTTGTTATAGGTGTGAGTCATCTCAACTGTcataatttattattcattttttaggGATTAATTCTTGCTTTTGGTTATTGGTTGTTATAAATGAAGGTGTGGTAGAGCATCTTTAATATTAATACTCAAGTCTGGGGCAGAAGAAAGATTTAGATTTTGAGACCAGTAGGGATTCATAAAAGCctgagataaaaacaaacaaacaaacaaacaaacaaaaaacaaggataAACAGGCAAGTACTACAAAGTGTGGTGGGTAGATTTATGATTAGTGAATTAGCAATTAATAAAttagtatatttaattttgtaagaaaTTGCTCATCTTCCAAAGTGgttgtgacattttcattcagATTTTATGTttccaaccagggctacatagagatatTCTGTCTTACTCCTCACTAAAGATAAAGAGAGTTTGTTTTTCTAGCATAACTcttggtgacacatacctttaattctagtattaggaggcagaggcagtgtgaTAACTATGGAtgtgtggccagcctggtctgcagagctagttccaggactggcaaggctgttacacagagacactctgccttgaaaaacagtaacaacaacaaaaaatttgaTACTTGCCAATGCTTGTTATGACTAGTctaattaatgtagttttttgtgtgttttggtggTACAGAGGGCTTTGTGTATTCCCCCAAAGCATTCTAGCACTGAGATAGATCCTATACcccattccttttttcttttttttttttttgcccccacTCCCTAAGGTCTTACTAagcaaggtctcactaagttgcaaggctgaccttgaatttgaactcttctgtctcccaagtgcctggAATCATAGGCAAGACCCAGTTGTAATAGCGTGTGTAGTATAGTTTTAGTTTGTGTCTCTCTAATGAAGTTGAGCGTTTTCTTAACATTACTTAACAGTGgcaaatttttgtgtgtatgcatgtgcactagttagttacttttctgctgttGTTAGGGAGGAAAGATTTTAATTGGGCTTCCAGAGGGAGAATCCATAATGGTGggggaggcatggtggcagacagctggaagctgagagagcaCATCTTTTTTTGGGGTGGAGAgggtttcaagacaaggtttctctgtatatcttttaactggccttgaactcacagagattttcctgcctctgcctccttagtgctgggattaaagatcacATCTTAAATCACGTGGTGAAAGCTGAAAGTGAGCTGCGAGTGAGGTAAAGCTATAgactctcaaagcccactcctagtGACGTATATTCTCCATCAAGGCTCCATAGCCTCTCCAGACAGCCTTACCAACTGGTATTCTATTATCTGAGCCTATGGCAGCCATTCTTGTTCCATGCCCTGTTCCCATAGATCCATGAAATGAGTCTAACTTTAAGACTCATTGCTGAGATTCcatgtaaaatacaaaacaaattacatacttccaatagatttgtttgtttgttgctttttgagacagggtttctctttacctatagaacctgtcttggaactcacactgtagaccagactggcctcgaactcacagatatctgactgtctctgtttcccgagtgctgggattaaaagtgtgcaccaccactgcctggctcatattTCCAATGTGTAATGGCATGGAATATACCTTCCCATCCCAAAAGAGAGACATGGGGACATCATGAGTGATttctggaccaaagcaagataGAGACCCAGTAGGGTAAATACTAAATCCTGTAGCTCCATGTCTTTTATCTGTGACTTTAGTTTTAAAGGATTTGGATGGCTCTCCCCTTCCAGTTTCACTGTCTACCACATACGTCTTTCTCTTGGCTGAGTGTCACTCCTGTGTACAATTCTCATGAGGCAGATGTCTCATGACTGTAGCATCCCCAACGTCTTGGAGTTTCCACTGCAACCCAGGTGTCACTTTCACAGCTTTACATAATAGATTCTCAGGACATGGTAGGGACAGTGACTTAGCATTACCGCATGATGCCTGATCTTAGTGGCTGTCTGGAGCTGCAGAGGAAGAATCTACAACACGTTTactcttgcatttttttttttttttgaaagagcgCTGGTAAAGTTTTATCACAGGAAAATTTTCCTGGTTTACTTTTCACCAGTCTGGTCTTGCATGCTTCTATTAGTATCAGAATCACCTGGGTCAATCGTAGCCAGTGTGCTTATTCTGTAGTATTTTCTGCATGTTGTCACCAATTGAATATTATTGCCATTGTAATGATGGACACTAGTTTTAGCCAACACAGTGTAGTATTCTATTTCAGATTTCCTCAAAGCTGGGCAGTTGGTAAGGATAACCAATTTCACTTTGCCCTGTCTGATCATCTTTAGAGTTTGTTTGTATCTTAGCACATACTTTCCACTTTTCATAACAAATTGGAGCCTAGAGTAGATTGACTCTAGAGACTTTTTCATCTTTGTGACtaccatcttcctgccttaggtGCAGGACAGCCCCCAACCAAGATCAACCACCAAGATGGCCAGGGAGTGAGAAGGTCACTCTTGCATTTTTAATGCCTCCAGAACTAGTACCATGTGGGTGATACTACCAAATTTGGCTTCCATCTTAGGCTAGAATCTTATCCCCTTCAACCACATTAGTAGCAGCTTTCCTATTCTGGAATGGTTGTTTTCTAGGAGGGAACAACCCCTTAGCCTTTTTCCTATCACAAATCAGAAACTTGGTTgctcttttagttatttttctattgctatgataaagcacTGAGACCAAAGCAATTTATCCAAGTGTTTAATTGGGTTTACTGGACCAGAGGGTTAGAGTGATTGAGTCGTAGCAGGAGACTGGAGCAGCAGTTGAGCATCTACCTCTTGAATCACAAGCATATAGAGAGAGCATATCACTTAATCACTTCCTAAACATtgaccaactggggaccaagtagaCATCTCACTCAGATATCACAGATGGGGAGGGTCCTGCCCTCAAGGTACCTTTCCATTGTTCCAGTGCAGAGTGGTCCTCTCCTTAAAGATGCCAGGCTCTTTAACAATTGTAATCTTTCTTTCAGTATACGACTTGGATGTAATATTAAGCTTTCTGGTGCTCCTTTCCTTCCAAACTATACATTTAGTATTTCTTCCtatcctactttctttttttttaaattatagatcTGCATATAAGCTATCAGTTAGTTACCATGACACTGAGTCAATTCTATATTGTCCTTAACTTTTCTCTACCACAGAAATgagtttattacttttaaatttaatgccAAACAAGTCCTTAGGACATTAGCAGCAGGCAGCCAGATTCTTTACAAAATGTCACATGAATGACTTCTAGCCCAGTTGCTAAGAAGaccttctctgaaacctcttgagtttGCATTGTCTCTACAGTTTGCATTGCTGTCAGCATATGGACATCATCACTGTCATCCAGGCTCTAACTAGAATGGCCCTCTAAGCTCTGGTTACAGCATTTAGTGGTTTTTCTAGCTCTGAGTCACACAACCTTCTACAACTTTTCAAAACCAACATGGTCAGGTTCTCATAGCAACAACCGCATTTTTTCTCGAACCAGCTTCTGTATTGgttttgtgttgctgtgataaaatactaatGAAGAGTTTTATTTGCGGGTATGTGGTTTTAGAGGCATAGGCTTGGTGGCAGTCAACTGAGGTCCACTACCCAACTAGTCTAGCAGGACTagagagctctgagttcagtgagaaatTCTGTATCAAAATATAGGATAGAGAGTGCAAGAGAATGACCTGCAGTGCTCAGTGGTACTCATGGCAGAGCACATCTGCACACGTGCAGTGCTcgctctctgtgtctctccctctccatggCTGCTAAGGTTCATGCTTAAAATCCATGGCTGAGGTATTTCCATTACCATCATTTATGAAGTATCAGGTTCTTGTAGCTGATTGTAGTGTTGTAAATCGGGCCTTGAGTCCCCCTTGTAGTACTTGGGCAGGTTTCTAGGGTAAGTCCACACACA encodes the following:
- the LOC101990923 gene encoding 60S ribosomal protein L30-like, whose protein sequence is MVVTKMKKSLESIYSRLQFVMKSGKYVLRYKQTLKMIRQGKVKLVILTNCPALRKSEIEYYTVLAKTSVHHYNGNNIQLVTTCRKYYRISTLATIDPGDSDTNRSMQDQTGEK